From Fulvivirga lutea:
GTTAGTAGATTCCTTTTCGAATATTGTTCCCTTTGGGATATGTATCATACTACTGATGATTATCTGGTATCAGCATTATATTTTCTTTATCAGATATGGCTTCAGAGATGTTAAAATTGTGGCTATCAATGCTTTACTTCTCTTCCTAATTCTCATATATGTATACCCACTCAAATTTCTATTTACTATACTTTACCAGATAAACGTTGCATTAATTACGAGGGATCAGAATTTGATCGACTATACGTTCACAGAAATGATAGCATTAGATGAAACTGACTCTTTGATGATTATTTATGGCTTTGGTGCTGCTGCTGTCTTTATCGTGCTTGGGCTTATGTATTTGATTGCTTTCAATCGCAGACATGCACTTGAGTTATCGCCAATCGAAGTCTTTCATACGAAAACAAGCATGTACGATAATTTTATAATGGCTAGTATTCCTCTATTATCAGTTTTTATTGCAATGATTGGAGGCAAGTACTCATTTATGTTAAGTGGTTTTACCTACTGGTTGTACTCTTTGGTAATGCCATTATTTAACACTTGGCGTAATAGGCGAAAGAAAAAATTGTTTGGTAGTCCTTCAGAAGGATAGCGTACTTAGCTCCACTTTAGATTCCTTACCTCTTAGTTCAATAAAACCTATTGGGCGAGCATTAAAATTATGTTTGATGATACTCAGCAAGTCGTTAGAAATAAGAAAATCTACTTTGTACACATTACACAAGCCCTGAATTCTTGAAGCTGTATTGAGAACATCTCCGGAGAAAGTTATATCTCTTTTAATGATGCCAACTTCACCGGCCGTTACTTCACCAAAATGGATGCCTGCTTTAAATTCAGGAATTAGATCATATTTGGCCATGTACTTTTCTTTCTTTCCCTGAATGGTTTTACGCATATCAAAATAGCAATTGAGGCAATTGGCATTTTTGATTCCATTTCTTACTGGCCAACTGATTACTATTTCATCGCCTACATATTGATACACTTCACCATGGTTTGAAATAATGTCATCAGTAATATCTGAGAAGAAATCCTTCAAGAGCTCATAATATTTATTATTACCCAGTTTTTCTGCAATGGTGGTCGATGAGCGGATATCAACAAACATAAAAATGCGTTCTTCCTGCACAGCTACGTGGTATTTTCCGATGATTATTTTCCAGAGTGTGCCATGGCCGAATTTATCGTTTATGATAAGAATAAATTGAGTGAGGAAGGTTACCACGATCCAAAACATGATGTTTTTAATATGGTTAAAATCCACCATGTATGCGTAATAAGCAGATCTGCCATAAGGCGAGCCAAGTTCCACGCCAATTACCATGGGTAGATACACCACACCTAGGATGGCTGTGATAAAGAGAACGATGACAAAAAAGGATATTAAGACAGCAAAGATGCTGTGTGAATAGGGTTTGTCTCGCAGCTTTTCATTTACATAGAACACAAGCCAGGCTCCTCCTAAAACGGAGCCCATGAATGCTGCGGAAACATGAAATAGAAGTGAATCAGTAAAGCTGTAGTATTCCGAAGGTCCTTTTGAAAAATCAGTAAAAAGGGCAAGGTGATCATAAACGGCTAGCCAAATTCCAATGAAAATCCATGCGATAATTATTATCCCCCATTTCTGACATTGGATTTTTAGCTTCTGATTCACGACATAGTTTTAATTGGAAACCCTTGGGAATTTACTAAAATCAGGTTTTCTTTTCTCCAAAAAGGCGTTTCTTCCTTCTTTGGCTTCTTCCGTCATATACGCTAGACGAGTGGCCTCACCAGCAAACACCTGCTGGCCAACCATACCATCGTCAGTTAAGTTGAAGGCAAACTTTAGCATACGAATAGACATAGGCGACTTTGCTAAAATTTCCTGAGCCCATTCATAAGCAGTATCCTCTAATTCGTTATGTGGAACAACGGCATTAACCATGCCCATATCATACGCCTCTTGTGCAGAATAGTTTCTACCTAAATAGAAGATTTCCCTGGCACGCTTTTGACCTACCATTTTAGCCAGATAAGCAGACCCATACCCTCCATCAAAACTGGTAACATCAGCATCGGTTTGCTTAAAAATGGCATGTTCTTTACTTGCTAACGTTAAATCGCACACAACATGTAAGCTATGGCCACCACCAACTGCCCAACCTGAAACAACTGCTATTACGGGCTTGGTCATAAAGCGAATTAAGCGCTGAACCTCCAGTATGTTTAAGCGACCAACACCACCATCATCAACATATCCTGATTCGCCTCTGGCTCTCTGATCACCTCCGGAGCAAAATGAATAAACACCATCTTTTGGTGAAGGTCCTTCCGATGAAAGAAGTACTACACCAATAGAGCTGTCCTCTTTTGCATCGGAAAATGCATCATACAATTCCGCGGTGGTTTTCGGTCTGAATGCATTTCTTACCTCTGGCCTGTTAAAGGCTATTCTGGCCACAGCACCAGATTTCTTATAGGTAATATCAGTATATTCTTTAGCTATTTTCCAATTCGCTTTTTCCATGTTTTAATGATTTTTTAAACATGGTAAAGCTAATGAATATTGATTTTATGAATCTGTTAATTGCAGTTCAAATAACAGGTCTTTAGTAGGAATTTTTTGTGTGCTGGTACCAAAACCTAATTTCTTAATCAGTTTTTGAGAGGCTAAATTGTTGGTGGAGGTAATGGCGTAAACGGTTTTAAGGTTCAGTTTTTTGGCTTGTTGGATAACAGCCACTGAAGCTTCATAACTAAAACCCTTACCCATATATTCCGGAAGAATAGCAAAGCCAATATCAGGCGCATCTAAATAATCACGCGTGAATAGGCCGCATACTCCAATAGGTTCCTTTGTTTTGTTTAAAACTACAAGGTATGGACCAAAACCATACTTTTCATATCTTTCAATAGCCCATGATTGAATAAAGGTTTTTGCAGAATGGATGTCGTGCACATTTCTGTTGCCAATATGCTGTAACCAGCCTGCGCTATTGACCAGCTTTTGAATGAATAAAGCATCATCAAAAGATATTTTTCTAAGTGTGAGATTTTGAGTATTAAGCATTTTTACGGCCCGGAATCACATGTTTCGCCAAGATGCGCTTTTTTTCATCTTTCACCAATTCATTTTTTCTGTGGCTCCAAATCTTTTGTCTGGCATGTTTAGATGCTTCTTTCTGATCAACCAATGGAAGATAGTATTCTTGTGCCGGATAAAAGTTTGATAGCTGCTGATCCAAGGTAGTCATGAGCCAGGGTTCGTGGATAAATTGTTCCGGACATTCTTTTAATTCGGGTACCCATCGTTTAATGAATGTGCCTTGCGGGTCATGATCTTTTGATTGCTTAATAGGATTGTAAATTCGAATAGTGTTTGTGCCAGTGACTCCAGCTTGCATTTGAATTTGAGGAAAATGGATGCCGGGCTCAAAATCTAAGAATTGCTGTGCCAAATGAGGAGTAACATCTTGCCAAGGAAGCCATAGCAAGTGAGTAGCAAAAGATGTTAGCATCGCTCGCATCCGAAAATTGATGTAGCCTGTTTCATTGAGACAGCGCATACAGGCATCAACCAATGGGTAGCCAGTTTTGCCGGATTTCCATGCATTCAACTTTTCATTAGACGAGTGTTTCGCTAATGTGCGATAGCCTTTATTTACGGAATCGAATTCCATACTACATTCACTTTCGAATTTTTGCATGAAATGACTGCGCCATCTTAACCTTGAGGAGACCGCTGAAATTTGAGATTTGTTCTTGCCCTCTTTTTTTAAATCTTGTAAAGCCTGATATACTTGCCGGATTGAAATATTACCCCAGGCCAGATAAGGAGATAACCGGCTGCAACTAGTTCTACTCATTTCCGGTTTGGAAATACCTCTTGAATACTCCTTGATACGGCTATAGGTAAATGACTTCAAAACTTTATGTGCTTGCAACTCGCCACCGACCTGAAAAGTATCTGCAATATGCGTTTTAGATAAGTTGGATTTGGATACTCTGCTGAGCCTATTAATTTGCTCTGAGGTGAAGAATGTAGTAGAAGCCATATCCACTCTATAAACTGGCTGCGACATAAACTTGTACCAATGCTTTGTCCACTGTTCGCGATTAGTTAAACCACGGATAATGCCGTTATCAGGATGTTCAATCCACTTGATATTGTTTTGAGTACAGTAAGCTTTAAACTCCAAATCACGATCAAAAGTGACCTTCACACCAACTTCTTCATGAGAGTGAATAGAATCAATTTGAATTTGACTACTTAACTTGTCAAACACATCAATAAAATCACCTCGCAACTTTAAAACCTCCGTATTAAAACTAGCGAGTTGTTTATCCAGCTCTTCTAACGATTGCTGGATAAATTGAAAATGCCTTTCGGAGTAATGATCATGATTTAATAGGATAGGCTCGTACACATATAGAAAAAGTATCGCCTTGCCCGACTTTGCTGCATCAAACAAGGCTGCGTGATCCCTCAAACGAAGGTCTCTCTTCAACCAGACAATTGTAACTGCTTCTGACACGCAGAGATAACAACTTAGCAGTTAATTGGTTAATCTTGATTTTTGAACTTATTTTTGTTTGAAACGTTTGTTTCAATATATGCCTAAGTCAGTACTATTTGATAGAGATAATGTAATTAGCAGAGTGACCGATCTTTTTTGGGAGAAGGGTTATAACGCTACCTCTATGCAGGATTTGGTAGATGCCACCGGGCTGAATAGATCAAGTATTTATAATACCTATGGTGATAAATACAACTTGTTTGTTGCCGCCTTGAAGCATTATCAGGCACAACAAAATGATTTATTGTCTACGGCTGCACAGAAATCCCAGTCACCTAAGAAGGCCATTGAGATGTTGTTCAACGCCACTTGGGAGCAATTGCATGAAGAACATAACAAGGGCTGTTTTTTATCTAATTGTGCTACCGAAATGAGTAATGCTGACCCAAAAATCAAAGGATTTCTTTCAGATAATAAGTGCGCTGTTGTAACTACATTTAAATCATTGATAGAACAAGCGCAGGATTCTGGTGAGATTGATTCTTCTAAAGATGCCGAGGTATTAGCGCATTATCTATTCTCCTCACTCCAGGGTTTAAGGGTTACTTCTATGATTGATGGCAACAAGAAACACATCAAAGGCATTGCAGATCAGGTGTTGTCTGTTCTTTAATATCTCTGTATATCAACGAGTTATAAAATAATTTCATTTTTATTTAATTTATTTGAAACAATCGTTTCAATATTGTTGTTATCTGAAACAAACGTTTCAAATAAAATTTTAAAACAACTTAACAATGGGAAAATTAGATAACCAGCCTGGCCGTCTGGCAGGCAAAGTGGCTTTAATAACTGGTGGAAATAGTGGAATTGGTTTAGCCACAGCAAAATTATTTGCTAAAGAAGGGGCAAAGGTAGTAATATCAGGCAGGAGAGAAGATGCACTAAAGGATGCTGTTGCACAAATTGGAAATGGCGCTGATTATGTACTAGCGGATGCAGCCATAGTGAGCTCAGCTAAAAAGGTAGTGGATGCTACAGTTGCTAAACACGGAAGAATAGATATTCTTTTCTTAAATGCTGGTGTTGCGTACTTCTTGCCAATTGATGCGATTGATGAAGATCACTTTGATACGCAATTCAATATTAATGTGAAGAATCCATTCTTTACAGTAAAAGAAGCATTGCCTCATTTACCAGAAGGTGCCGTAATCATTTCAAACACCTCAGTTGTAGGGCAAAAAGGCTTTGACGGCACGGGCGTTTACAGTGCGACAAAAGCAGCCTTGAGGTCACTAACAAGAGTATTAGCCAGTGAGTTGAAAGCTAAGAAAATCAGAACGGTTAGTGTAGCTCCTGGTCCGATAGAAACTCCAATTTACGGTAAACTAGGAATGCCTGAAGAAGCAGTGCAAGAAATGGGTGCAGGGTTTGCCAGCCAGGTTCCATTGGGAAGATTTGGCTCTGCTGATGAACTAGCGAATGCAGTATTGTTCTTAGCTTCTAATGATGGATCATTTGTAAATGGAGTGGAGCTAGAAGTTGATGGTGGATTGAGCCAGGTTTAAACTAAGAGCCAGAAAGGCCAATTATATAGATCGAAAAACCCACCCACTAGCTAGTGGATGGGTTTTATTTGTATCTGTTGAATCCTATTTTAATTCGTTGGCCTTTTAATTACATAATAAACTGTCAGACCAAGAATTAAATTTTTCTTAACAGAACTTTCTGTTGAGTAAATTTATAGGCTGCTTTTAAGAATTCCACCGTTAGTGGCCAATCTTCCTTCTTAACAAAATTACTCTTGTAGTCTTTAATAGTTCTAATTATAAGTTCATTGTTATCAATAGAAGCAAAGCTTCTAAATGAGCCAGTTTCATTATCAACATTAAAGTTTAATTCATCAAATCCTTGAAGTTCGTAACCCTCAGGTATTTTCATTTTAATGTCATATTTAAACTTTCTAGCATATGGTTGATAAACATCATATTCTCTATCCAGTTCATCATCACTAAGGTTTACCTGACCTTCAATAAGTTTTCCAATGTCGATGAGATAATTTTGCCCTACTTTCTTTACAGCGTCATTTGCTTCTATTTTAAAGGTATAAATGAATTTATCTTCGTTCTCTTTTCTTCCGGTTTGTTGAATGGACAAGTCTGTAACTTCCTTTATTTCAAATTGGTAATCATTCTTTGTCATGTTTAAGAGAACATCATAAATATTTTTCATTCTATTATCCATATAAGCACTCTTCTTAGCATACAGCTCTTTACGACTTGATCTTGCGAGACTTTCAATAAAATCATCCATTTCATAAGTTTTTCTTTCATCAGCAAGGTAGTCATAGACATCCATTAAATTTCTTTGAAAGAATGGCTTAGGATTACCATTAATTTCTTTCGTTACATTTAATATCAATTTATCTTCTTCCAAGTTTTCTAATTCAACTATACTTTCGGTGTAGGTTAAATTTTGCTCTGATTTTTCGGCAGGTACCATGGTCTTCGTTGCAAACCAATCCGAAACATTTTTTGTAGCATTAAAAGAGTAAACTTCTGTGTTTTGAAGGTCAGGAGTGATCATGCCTAAATTAGAAATCTCAGAACAATCACTTATGTAAAAGGGGCTTGAAGTATTTACCTTCATCATTACTGTTAATTCATTCTCGAGTATCAACTCGTCTATAGTAGAAATTGATCTTGGAACACCAATTAGAATTTCGTGTGGAATATTTTTTGATCTATAATAGTATGATAAATTATTGGCATCAGTAACGGTTAAATCTTGATTTGTTGAATTCTCAGATAGCATTCTGTATTCAGCAAATTTTACTTCATTCATGTTTCTGTAAGCATAATATCCTTTTCGAGCTAATACATTTAAATCACGGGTTTTTTTGTAATGTGATTTCATGTACTTTTTAAGTTCAGCCCCTTTATAACTTGTTCTTTCAAAAATGTATTTAATTAACTTTTCAAGTTCAGCTTTAGATACGTTGGATTTCAATTGACCTGGTTCACCTAGAAAGGTTGGTGAAACAGATGCCATCATAGATGACGCATAAGATACTTTGAATTTAACGGTTGGAAGCTGTCTGTTAGGATAAAACCATCTTAATTCTTTAATACTTTCTCTATTCTCATCCACTAAGGTGTACTGATTTTTGTCGCCTTTATAATCTTGAGTGAGCTGAAACTCTGGAGCACCGTTTGTGCTTTTTAAATTTATAAAACACCTTCTTAATACATCAAATGAGATTTTTTGCTTCAGAATGGGGTATTCGTCATTTAACTGAAAAATTATGGCATCGAAGTTATAAAGCTTAGTGTAGATTCTAATAGTGCGTTCTTCTGCTATGTAAAAATCAACAATATCTCCTATTTCCAAATTAGGTATGGCCAATTTATATGTATTATATCCCTGCCTTTCTATTTCTAATTTTTGTTTTACTGCATTTTCAATTGAGACCTCAATTTCTTCTCCATTTGGTTTAATAATTTTAAATCCTGGATAGATATCAATTTTCATGTCGCCATAATAACCACTTTCAGCAAAGCTGAATTCTGAGTATTTTTCAACAGCAGATTTATCAAGTAATTTGATTCTGTGGTGGAAAGATTTATCATAGTAAAGCTCATTAATAATCGGAGCTTTTCGGTAAGATAGATCATGAGTTTTGGCTATATAAACGGCAGATTCATTATTCCATTTTTCTGGTATTTCTGTTATTGTAAAATCTTTGCTGGGGTTATCCCACATTTTTGATTTTATTTCCTTAGCCTTTTCAGAATTGAAATTATCAGTTGCAAAAGATGTAGTTGAATAAATAATTAATCCTAAGAGAATTAATGTTGACTTAGTCTGCCGCTTCAAGTATGATTTGATCATTATAAAATTTATTGATTTGCTCAATTGTTGTATTCCAGTTGTTAAATTCTGTTTTAGGAAGAATAGGGTTTAATATTTTAATTTCTTTGCGATAGAATAGCTTATCATCTTCTTGTTCATATTTAAATTGAAAAGAATAATATTCATTCGAATAGGAGAAGTCTTTTGGAAGGTTAACAATCTTATATTCTCTTGGAACAATAAGGCTGTAGGTACATTTTTTAAATATTTTTTCTCCAAATGAAAAAGGAACTATACGATCATCTTTTATTTTTTCATTTTTAAAGTCTTCCGTAAAATCAAGGTCTATGTAAATTTCGTTTCCAAAACTGCTTAGATTGTCGTCTAATGCTGCTTCAAATTTTATGATAAATGGATTATTTCTATCCACAGCTGAATAGTCTATGAGTTTGAATTTGTCTGGTGATTGATTACCGCTGATTTCGGATTTAACAAAATCTTGTACCTCATCTTTTTTAGTATTATTGATATAATAGAGTAAATTTTTCTTCTTTTCACCATTGATTATCGTCTCACCTTTAACCATCAAAGCACCGTCAACTATGCTATAATTTATGGTAGACTTTTCCAAGTATTTATTAATTGGCTCAACAGGGATATTTAAAATTTTATAGTCATTGCCATTTTCAACCATAAGTTGTTTGCCTTGTATTCTTTCAGCATTGTATCCTATTTGATTGAATTTTTCTGTAGCATCTAAAACATATTCTTTTTCTCCAAGTTGAACTGAACAAACCATATGGTTATCAACAGCTAATGAAGGGATATCATAACTGTAAGGTATAGTTGATGTCCCTAGCCAAGCCAATTTAGCCTCATAGCCTGCAGAAATTAACATGCTTTTTAAAAGGTTTGCCATTCCTTTACAATCACCAAAACGATTATAAAACACCTTTTCAGCATCTTCTGGTTGAAATCCTGCTAAACCATCTTCAAAAGCAATGTATTTGATATTGTCTTGTACCCAATAATATATCGACTCGATTTTTTCTTTGTCCGTTGTTAAATCTTTCGTTATATCTTTTACTTTTTGTTCAATAGTGGTTGAGCGGTAGTTCAAGTTTTGAGTTAGCATTTTATACCATTTGTATAAATCATCAGTTGAACTTAAAATATTTACTGAAACACCATCTTCAACATATGACTTAGTAAGTATTAATAAATGAGGCAAGTAATGCAATCTGCCAGGAGCGTTATCTACAAACTTTGTCGATTCAAGATTCTTAAGATTATAAGTGTATTTATTTATTTCTCCTGAGCTTGTGGTTTTGTTAATTTCGTAGTTATCAAAATTAAATTCAGCTAGCTCAACATTAATATTCTTTGGGATTTCAAATATGATTTCACTCTCTAATGTCGGTGCATCTGAATGAAAGAAAGCCTTTGTAAGATATTTCAGGTCTTCATAAATTACTTCCGATTCAAAAACCAATGACCTTCCTCGAAGATTAAAGTCAATTTTGTATGCGCAAAATTGAGCGTCCGAGTAAAAGATTTCGCCAGATTTAACATGACCGCATGCCTTTTCGTAATCGTAGGATTTGTTTCTGTCAGTTTTTAGCGAAAAATCAGCAATTGAGCTATTATCATTGTAGCCAATCGACATTATATAAGTAACGTTATTTTTCAAAGCCAACAACTCAACTTTATCTTTCTTTTTGACCATCGGCTTATTGGTCTTTTTATCTATATAAAAGGTATAGGTGGCCAATGACTTTAAAATAACTAAGTCATCATCATATATTTTGCTAAGCTGAATTGCCTGATTAATTGATTCTTGATCAACTTTTTGAGCTATACTACTGAATGATAAGCTGAAGAGAATTAAGACTAATAAATAACGGTACACGGAATGCATTAATATTTTAAGGTTGCAATGTTAGTTAAATATTAAAACAGAGCCGAGAAAAATATGTATTTAACAATGATTTAGTGGCAAAGTACAATGTTGTTTATTGTAATACATAATTATGGAAGACAATTAGGAGTAGAAGTTGACTTAAGCCAGAATTATATCAAAAGTATTATAAGGCGATTTTCGCAAAGAGAAAAAGCCGCTAATAAAGTAGATGGCTTTTCTTATACCACCTCAAATCTCAAACTTCCCAACTGCCTTTTCACAACCTTCCCAATTTATTCTAATCGTATCAGCACTGTTGATATGCTCCTCAGGAGTAAGGATTTCCGGGAAGCCTTGCCAGCCCTGACCAGATGGACCATAAAAGTCACCGGATTTTGAACTAGGATCCATAGCAGCTCTGGTAATTCCTGCTGCTCCATCTTCAGCCGTTTGTGCATGTTGCATCAAATCAGAATCTTTTTCCATACCACCATCTTTGGCCGTAGTTACTTGAAGATTAGTTCTTGCTAATCCCGGATGAGCTAATAGTGGAAGTACATTGGTAATACCTGCTGCTTCCAGCTTTTCTTTCAGTCCATACGTAAAGCCGCAGTTGGCCAATTTGGTTTGTCTGTAACGCTCCCATCTAGGGCCCTGAAAGCTTTGACTTTCTTCATCAGTACCATCACCGCCAAGGTTGCCACCATTTTTACCAAAATATTCAGGCTTTAATTGCACACCCATTCTTGCCATAGAAGTGTGATTTACAATTCTGCCTTGCTTGCTTTTCTTAATCAATGGAAAGAGCTCTTTCGTCAATAGAAAATGAGAAATCACATTGGTTTGCATCTGCACATCATAGCCATCACCAGTCGCATAATCTTTCAGTGCCATCACACCTGCATTGTTTACCAATACATCAATGACATCATGTTTTGCCTTGATGGCTTCGACTGCTTTTCTAACGCTATCAAAATTTTGAAGATCACACGCCACGGCTTCGAATTTACCATTAGGTACTTCTTCTTGTAACTGCTTTAATGATTTAGCTGATCGGTCACTTTCACGATTGAGGAGGATAACGGAAGCTCCTTTTTTTGCTACTTCTCTGGCGCACACATAGCCCGTGCCACTCGTAGTACCTGTAATTGCTACTACTTTATTGGTCATGTCCTGAGAGTGATTTTTAATAACATCACCCAGATGCACTGTGTCTTTTTGATAACTCATAATCTATTTTAATAGTGGATGTATGATACACTACTAAAATTAATCAATTATGAGTAATGAAGGGTGTTATCAGGCTGCTACCTCAGCTCTTTTTGATTTTCTGTAAAGAAACGTATGAAAGATATTTCGCTTAGCAAATCGCAAAGGTTTATCAGCGTTCACGAATTTAATGTAAAGACTACGGGTTACACCAAAGTATTCGTACACACTGCCATCCTGGAAGGTAACTTCCAATGTTAGTCCTTTATGCTTAAAATCAGCGATACCTGATTCATTGATTGTCGCGTTGTATGCTTCCAAATTAGCCGCTTTGGTCTCAGGGGCGATGCTTACCAAAAAGTGATAGCCATCGATAATCTGCTGACTTTTTATCTCTGCTTCTGCTGCTAGTGGGTTTCCAGCTTGAAACTTATCAGGGTGCCATTCTTTCACCAAATTTCTGTAAGAAGTTTTAAGTTCTTTCAAGTCAATTGCTCCTGTTACATTAAAAAGTTTTTTGTATTCGTTGATACGTTTCATAGCTGTGCTTTCAAAATAAGTTGCAAAGCTAACCTTAATTATTGGGATAATAAGATATTCCCCGAAATTGGAAACACTAAGATTGGCAGATGAGAATGTATTGCTTAATTTAATACGTTAACCCCAAAACCCTATGCAATACTACGATCCGAAAACGCTGTCTTTCCTTTTGTCTAAAGTTCACCACCTTGACGAGCTGCTTAAGCATGAGCGCTATGCTGCTTATGATAAGGAATCTATTGATCTCCTCCTT
This genomic window contains:
- a CDS encoding SDR family NAD(P)-dependent oxidoreductase — translated: MSYQKDTVHLGDVIKNHSQDMTNKVVAITGTTSGTGYVCAREVAKKGASVILLNRESDRSAKSLKQLQEEVPNGKFEAVACDLQNFDSVRKAVEAIKAKHDVIDVLVNNAGVMALKDYATGDGYDVQMQTNVISHFLLTKELFPLIKKSKQGRIVNHTSMARMGVQLKPEYFGKNGGNLGGDGTDEESQSFQGPRWERYRQTKLANCGFTYGLKEKLEAAGITNVLPLLAHPGLARTNLQVTTAKDGGMEKDSDLMQHAQTAEDGAAGITRAAMDPSSKSGDFYGPSGQGWQGFPEILTPEEHINSADTIRINWEGCEKAVGKFEI
- a CDS encoding KTSC domain-containing protein, with translation MKRINEYKKLFNVTGAIDLKELKTSYRNLVKEWHPDKFQAGNPLAAEAEIKSQQIIDGYHFLVSIAPETKAANLEAYNATINESGIADFKHKGLTLEVTFQDGSVYEYFGVTRSLYIKFVNADKPLRFAKRNIFHTFLYRKSKRAEVAA
- a CDS encoding transglutaminase-like domain-containing protein; its protein translation is MYRYLLVLILFSLSFSSIAQKVDQESINQAIQLSKIYDDDLVILKSLATYTFYIDKKTNKPMVKKKDKVELLALKNNVTYIMSIGYNDNSSIADFSLKTDRNKSYDYEKACGHVKSGEIFYSDAQFCAYKIDFNLRGRSLVFESEVIYEDLKYLTKAFFHSDAPTLESEIIFEIPKNINVELAEFNFDNYEINKTTSSGEINKYTYNLKNLESTKFVDNAPGRLHYLPHLLILTKSYVEDGVSVNILSSTDDLYKWYKMLTQNLNYRSTTIEQKVKDITKDLTTDKEKIESIYYWVQDNIKYIAFEDGLAGFQPEDAEKVFYNRFGDCKGMANLLKSMLISAGYEAKLAWLGTSTIPYSYDIPSLAVDNHMVCSVQLGEKEYVLDATEKFNQIGYNAERIQGKQLMVENGNDYKILNIPVEPINKYLEKSTINYSIVDGALMVKGETIINGEKKKNLLYYINNTKKDEVQDFVKSEISGNQSPDKFKLIDYSAVDRNNPFIIKFEAALDDNLSSFGNEIYIDLDFTEDFKNEKIKDDRIVPFSFGEKIFKKCTYSLIVPREYKIVNLPKDFSYSNEYYSFQFKYEQEDDKLFYRKEIKILNPILPKTEFNNWNTTIEQINKFYNDQIILEAAD